One region of Scomber scombrus chromosome 10, fScoSco1.1, whole genome shotgun sequence genomic DNA includes:
- the lhfpl5b gene encoding LHFPL tetraspan subfamily member 5b produces the protein MDLLPAQEAAKIYHTNYVRNSRAIGVMWAVFTICFVIITVVVFIQPFWIGDSVNTPQAGYFGLFHYCIGNALTSELTCKGSVLDFASIPSPAFRTAMFFVGTSMLLIVGTMVCFSLFFFCNTGNVYRICAWMQLASAVLMVMGCMIYPDGWDAPEVKRMCGQRTDKYSLGNCTVRWAYILAIISILDALLLALLSFTLGNRQDKLLPDDFEVEGEREG, from the exons ATGGATCTGCTTCCAGCCCAGGAGGCTGCCAAAATCTACCACACCAACTATGTGAGAAACTCCCGAGCCATCGGCGTCATGTGGGCCGTATTCACTATCTGCTTCGTCATCATCACCGTGGTGGTCTTCATCCAGCCCTTCTGGATCGGGGACAGCGTCAACACCCCGCAGGCCGGGTACTTCGGCCTCTTCCACTACTGCATTGGCAATGCGCTCACCTCGGAGCTCACCTGTAAGGGCAGCGTGCTGGACTTCGCCTCCATCCCGTCTCCGGCCTTCAGGACAGCCATGTTCTTCGTCGGGACCTCCATGCTGCTGATCGTGGGCACCATGGTCTGCTTCagcttgttcttcttctgcaacACCGGGAACGTGTACAGGATCTGTGCGTGGATGCAGCTGGCCTCAG CTGTGTTGATGGTGATGGGCTGCATGATCTACCCGGATGGCTGGGACGCTCCTGAGGTGAAAAGGATGTGCGGCCAGAGGACTGATAAGTACAGCCTAGGGAACTGCACAGTGCGCTGGGCCTACATCCTCGCTATCATCAGCATTCTGGACGCCCTCCTGCTGGCACTTCTGTCCTTTACCCTCGGCAACCGACAGGACAAACTGCTGCCAGATGACTTTGAGGTGGAGGGAGAACGTGAGGGCTAA
- the srpk1a gene encoding SRSF protein kinase 1a — translation MERKVLALQARKKRVKAKKTSKKQPANPRARQQPQLEASPQEPEEPQEPEEILGSDDEEQEDPNDYCKGGYHHVKVGDLYNGKYHVIRKLGWGHFSTVWLAWDIQVKRFVAMKVVKSAEHYTETAVDEIKLLRSVRNSDPNDPNREMVVQMVDDFKISGVNGTHVCMVFEVLGHHLLKWIIKSNYQGLPLPCVKSIIKQVLQGLDYLHTKCQIIHTDIKPENILMSVDEPYVRKLAAEATEWQRSGAPPPSGSAISTAPAPKQTVKMSKNKKKKLKKKQKRQAELLEKCIMDLEEMEKTTETREEEQDEDEDPQSPKGRACSPLRQVSLHDLGNEETEGSSVNADLIRVGREELLEVNCNGYAEVEQRQSRWRDEDQHNGNAEPTQKCASQEEQREDSRVHPVCNGVDSADLNELDTETEGRGAYSSAVTERNLPAGLEEGELEQSVCQEESEDRPDCQYGTEESLRNGKLTAGSLLVNPLEPVNADQIKVKIADLGNACWVHKHFTEDIQTRQYRSLEVLIGSGYSTPADIWSTACMAFELATGDYLFEPHSGEDYSRDEDHIALIIELLGSVPRKLIMAGKYSKDFFTKKGDLKHITKLKPWGLLEVLVDKYEWPREEAECFTDFLLPMLELIPEKRATAAECLLHPWLSL, via the exons GCAGCCAGCCAATCCCAGAGCTCGACAGCAGCCCCAGCTAGAAGCCTCGCCTCAGGAACCAGAGGAACCCCAGGAACCCGAGGAGATTCTTGGCTCTGATGATGAAGAGCAGGAGGACCCTAACGACTACTGCAAAG GTGGCTACCACCACGTGAAAGTAGGTGACCTGTACAACGGAAAATATCATGTAATCCGGAAACTGGGATGGGGACACTTCTCCACTGTGTGGCTCGCCTGGGACATCCA GGTGAAGAGATTTGTTGCAATGAAGGTGGTGAAGAGTGCAGAGCACTACACAGAGACGGCAGTAGATGAGATCAAACTCCTCCGATCT GTAAGAAACTCAGACCCTAATGACCCCAACCGGGAAATGGTGGTCCAGATGGTAGATGACTTCAAGATCTCTGGTGTGAATGGAACTC ATGTCTGCATGGTATTTGAGGTGTTGGGGCATCACTTATTAAAGTGGATAATAAAGTCCAATTACCAAGGGTTGCCCCTGCCTTGTGTGAAGAGCATCATAAAACAG GTTCTCCAAGGCCTAGACTACTTGCACACAAAGTGTCAGATCATCCACACAGACATCAAGCCAGAAAATATCCTGATGAGTGTTGATGAGCCTTACGTCCGAAAGCTTGCAGCAGAAGCCACAGAGTGGCAGAGGTCTGGGGCGCCTCCTCCCTCCGGTTCAGCAA TAAGCACAGCACCTGCTCCAAAACAG ACtgtaaaaatgtccaaaaacaagaagaagaagttaaaaaagaagcagaagcgTCAGGCAGAGCTGCTGGAAAAGTGCATCATGGACCTGGAGGAGATGGAAAAGACCACAGAGACACGAGAGGAAGAACAGGATGAAGACGAGGACCCACAGTCTCCGAAGGGACGGGCCTGTTCTCCTCTCAGACAGGTGTCTCTTCATGACCTGGGAAATGAGGAAACAGAGG GGAGCAGCGTGAATGCAGATCTCATAAGGGTGGGACGAGAAGAGCTGTTGGAGGTGAACTGTAATGGCTATGCGGAGGTGGAGCAGAGGCAGTCCCGTTGGAGGGACGAAGACCAACATAATGGCAACGCAGAGCCCACACAGAAATGTGCCAGTCAGGAGGAGCAACGCGAGGACTCTCGTGTTCACCCCGTTTGTAACGGCGTGGACTCTGCAGATCTCAATGAGCTGGACACTGAGACTGAAGGCAGGGGAGCTTACAGCAGTGCAGTAACTGAGAGAAACCTTCCTGCTGGGCTGGAGGAGGGTGAGCTGGAGCAAAGCGTTTGTCAGGAGGAGAGCGAGGACAGGCCCGACTGTCAGTATGGAACTGAAGAAAGCCTGAGAAACG GCAAGCTAACAGCAGGATCCCTGCTAGTTAACCCCCTTGAGCCAGTCAATGCCGACCAGATCAAGGTCAAGATTGCAGATTTGGGAAATGCCTGCTGGGTG CACAAGCACTTTACCGAAGACATCCAGACACGGCAGTACAGATCCTTAGAGGTACTCATTGGTTCTGGATACAGCACACCGGCTGATATATGGAGCACAGCCTGCATG GCCTTTGAGCTTGCCACAGGGGACTACTTGTTTGAACCACATTCTGGAGAAGATTATTCCAGGGATGAAG ACCATATAGCGCTGATCATTGAGCTGCTGGGGAGTGTCCCACGCAAACTCATAATGGCTGGCAAATATTCCAAGGATTTTTTCACTAAGAAAG GCGATTTGAAGCACATCACCAAGCTGAAGCCATGGGGCCTGCTGGAGGTGCTGGTCGACAAGTACGAGTGGCCCCGCGAAGAAGCCGAGTGCTTCACCGACTTCCTGCTCCCCATGCTGGAGCTGATCCCTGAGAAGAGAGCCACGGCTGCAGAGTGCCTGCTCCACCCGTGGCTTTCCCTCTAG